A part of Neoarius graeffei isolate fNeoGra1 chromosome 22, fNeoGra1.pri, whole genome shotgun sequence genomic DNA contains:
- the LOC132871018 gene encoding histone H1-like — MTAFKTSPPPPPPRDEGREVSPSYTQRFTHFLYLAPRQLTEVAPATALPGKVPKKKAASRTKKSGPSIGELLIKAVSSSKERNSMSLSALKKTLQAARYDVEKNHHVKIATRNLVAKGILVQTRGTGASGSFKLNRKQTEGQNPTKEAAPKAKKAAAKKPTVAKKPTVTTKKSPKKAKKPPATTKKATKSPKKAKKNLPAPKKAAKISKKTKIDKSNATKPKTAKAKKAAPKKK; from the coding sequence ATGACTGCTTTTAAgaccagccccccccccccccccccccgggacgAGGGGAGGGAGGTTTCTCCGTCTTACACACAGCGTTTCACTCACTTCCTCTACTTAGCTCCAAGACAGTTGACAGAAGTTGCTCCCGCCACCGCCTTGCCGGGCAAAGTACCCAAAAAGAAAGCAGCTTCAAGGACCAAAAAATCAGGCCCGAGCATTGGCGAGCTCCTCATCAAAGCAGTTTCTTCATCCAAGGAGAGGAACAGCATGTCCCTGTCTGCCTTGAAGAAAACTTTGCAGGCCGCCAGATACGATGTGGAGAAGAACCACCACGTCAAAATTGCCACCAGGAACCTTGTGGCAAAAGGCATCCTGGTGCAGACCAGAGGGACCGGTGCATCTGGCTCTTTCAAGCTGAACAGGAAGCAGACCGAAGGCCAGAATCCCACCAAGGAAGCCGCGCCCAAAGCCAAAAAGGCAGCCGCCAAAAAACCCACTGTGGCTAAGAAACCCACTGTCACCACCAAGAAGTCTCCTAAGAAGGCAAAGAAGCCCCCTGCCACCACCAAGAAAGCCACCAAGAGCCCGAAGAAGGCAAAAAAAAATCTACCAGCCCCCAAAAAGGCTGCCAAGATCtcaaaaaagacaaaaattgatAAGTCCAATGCCACAAAGCCCAAAACGGCCAAGGCGAAAAAGGCAGCCCCCAAAAAGAAGTAA